A region of Lycium barbarum isolate Lr01 chromosome 1, ASM1917538v2, whole genome shotgun sequence DNA encodes the following proteins:
- the LOC132642884 gene encoding uncharacterized protein LOC132642884 isoform X2, translating into MEVSYLFLHLLCIVVFAVVAPTARPTPRHPLLIVIQLLDFEVGKITLKLGDEFLGIIAYTILSLEYASGAYDHVAIKFRRLDADIDFNVCSPFYRVLSCYFSFFFFSVYWYNLLWLIAFSQSLLVILDSILA; encoded by the exons ATGGAAGTTTCTTATCTCTTTCTCCACCTTCTTTGTATAGTTGTGTTTGCAGTGGTTGCGCCAACTGCCAGACCTACACCAAGGCACCCGTTGCTGATTGTGATTCAATTACTTGATTTTGAAGTTG GGAAAATAACTTTGAAATTAGGTGATGAATTTTTGGGGATAATTGCATATACTATTCTATCTTTGGAATATGCTTCCGG GGCATATGATCATGTTGCTATTAAATTTAGAAGACTGGATGCGGATATAGATTTCAATGTCTGTTCTCCTTTTTATCGAGTTCTTTCATGTTACttctccttctttttcttttctgtcTACTGGTATAATTTACTCTGGCTTATTGCATTTTCACAGTCTTTATTAGTTATACTTGATTCGATTTTAGCTTAA
- the LOC132642884 gene encoding uncharacterized protein LOC132642884 isoform X1 yields the protein MEVSYLFLHLLCIVVFAVVAPTARPTPRHPLLIVIQLLDFEVGKITLKLGDEFLGIIAYTILSLEYASGYHSDMPIHFLNGKNTSIVIHGMLEFSTFCPARLCKLQQLKLCLKSVLVTLCVYVSIYCSIKIILCSCIKQ from the exons ATGGAAGTTTCTTATCTCTTTCTCCACCTTCTTTGTATAGTTGTGTTTGCAGTGGTTGCGCCAACTGCCAGACCTACACCAAGGCACCCGTTGCTGATTGTGATTCAATTACTTGATTTTGAAGTTG GGAAAATAACTTTGAAATTAGGTGATGAATTTTTGGGGATAATTGCATATACTATTCTATCTTTGGAATATGCTTCCGG GTATCACAGCGATATGCCAATACATTTTCTCAATGGAAAGAATACTTCAATAGTTATTCATGGAATGTTGGAATTTAGCACTTTTTGTCCTGCTAGATTATGTAAATTACAACAGCTTAAACTATGTTTAAAGTCGGTCTTGGTTACACTGTGTGTGTATGTGTCAATATACTGCAGTATAAAGATCATTCTTTGTAGTTGTATCAAGCAATAG
- the LOC132642884 gene encoding uncharacterized protein LOC132642884 isoform X3, translating to MEVSYLFLHLLCIVVFAVVAPTARPTPRHPLLIVIQLLDFEVGKITLKLGDEFLGIIAYTILSLEYASGAYDHVAIKFRRLDADIDFNVSQRYANTFSQWKEYFNSYSWNVGI from the exons ATGGAAGTTTCTTATCTCTTTCTCCACCTTCTTTGTATAGTTGTGTTTGCAGTGGTTGCGCCAACTGCCAGACCTACACCAAGGCACCCGTTGCTGATTGTGATTCAATTACTTGATTTTGAAGTTG GGAAAATAACTTTGAAATTAGGTGATGAATTTTTGGGGATAATTGCATATACTATTCTATCTTTGGAATATGCTTCCGG GGCATATGATCATGTTGCTATTAAATTTAGAAGACTGGATGCGGATATAGATTTCAAT GTATCACAGCGATATGCCAATACATTTTCTCAATGGAAAGAATACTTCAATAGTTATTCATGGAATGTTGGAATTTAG
- the LOC132642874 gene encoding serine/threonine-protein kinase BLUS1: MAYNQEEQILYPLDSACYRILDEIGRGVSAIVYKAICLPMNSSVVAIKAIDLDQSKADLDNIRHEAKTMSLLSHPNILKAHCSFTVDRCLWVIMPFMSAGSLQSIISSSFPDGLSEPCIAIVLKETLNALAYLHNQGHLHRDIKSGNILIDSDGTIKLADFGVSASIYEPISAYGSSYSSSSSCLVFTDMAGTPYWMAPEVIHSHTGYSLKADIWSFGITALELAHGRPPLSHLPPSKSLFMKITKRFRFSDYEKTKNSKDYKKFSKAFKDMVGLCLDQDPFRRPSAEKLLKHPFFKSSNKGPDFLVKHILQGLPSVEQRFRQVKTQRLFSLKKSDEDNDEEDDPVQGEISKQRRISGWNFNVDGFELDPVLFPAEKDQEISSLKPDNVDDAVKQVDVSELFSDTSTISSPGGSRQSSEVEGANVCSGDRKNHGEIGAAGSASREVMLASLLFLKKSLDDQRQNVMNLISIFHGEQHVMEVNRKDNLIEVIDKLRNEVENEKRKNSALQLEIEFLKSRYSNE, from the exons ATGGCTTATAATCAAGAAGAGCAAATTCTATATCCTTTGGATTCAGCATGCTATAGAATTCTTGATGAGATTGGTAGAGGTGTCAGTGCTATTGTGTACAAGGCCATTTGTCTTCCTATGAACTCTTCTGTTGTAGCTATCAAAGCCATTGATCTTGATCAATCAAAAGCTGATCTCGACAACATTAGACACGAAGCGAAAACCATGTCACTTCTTTCTCATCCAAACATCCTTAAAGCACACTGTTCCTTCACTGTCGATCGCTGTCTTTGGGTTATCATGCCTTTTATGTCAGCTGGTTCTCTTCAATCCATCATTTCCTCATCTTTCCCTGATGGTTTATCTGAGCCCTGTATCGCGATAGTCCTCAAAGAAACGCTTAACGCGTTGGCGTACCTTCATAATCAAGGCCATCTTCACCGTGATATTAAATCAGGGAATATCCTGATAGATTCTGATGGAACTATAAAGCTCGCGGATTTTGGAGTATCAGCATCGATCTACGAGCCAATTTCAGCTTATGGCTCGTCATATTCTTCCTCCTCTTCGTGTTTAGTGTTCACTGATATGGCTGGTACGCCTTATTGGATGGCTCCTGAAGTGATACATTCGCATACAG GTTACAGTCTCAAGGCTGATATTTGGTCTTTTGGTATTACTGCTCTTGAATTAGCACATGGAAGGCCTCCATTGTCTCATCTTCCACCTTCAAAGTCCTTATTCATGAAAATCACAAAGCGATTTCGGTTTTCTGATTATGAGAAAACTAAAAACAGCAAGGATTACAAGAAATTCTCAAAGGCTTTTAAGGATATGGTAGGATTGTGTCTTGATCAGGATCCATTCAGAAGGCCATCAGCAGAGAAGCTGTTAAAGCATCCTTTCTTTAAAAGCTCTAATAAAGGCCCTGATTTTTTGGTTAAGCATATTTTGCAGGGCTTGCCGAGTGTAGAACAGAGGTTCAGACAAGTAAAGACTCAGAGACTTTTTTCCTTGAAGAAATCTGATGAAGACAATGATGAGGAGGATGATCCAGTACAGGGAGAAATTTCTAAACAAAGAAGGATAAGTGGATGGAATTTCAATGTGGATGGGTTCGAACTGGATCCAGTACTTTTTCCAGCTGAAAAAGATCAAGAAATTAGTAGCCTAAAACCAGATAATGTTGATGATGCGGTGAAGCAAGTCGATGTATCGGAATTGTTTTCCGATACTTCGACTATAAGTTCACCAGGAGGTTCGCGCCAGTCGTCTGAGGTCGAAGGCGCTAATGTTTGTAGCGGAGATAGAAAAAATCATGGTGAAATTGGGGCTGCAGGGAGTGCTAGTAGGGAAGTGATGTTGGCTAGCTTATTGTTTCTGAAGAAGAGTTTGGATGATCAAAGACAAAATGTAATGAACTTGATCAGCATTTTTCATGGGGAACAACATGTTATGGAAGTTAATAGGAAAGACAATTTGATTGAGGTGATTGATAAGCTGAGAAATGAAGTGGAGAATGAAAAGAGGAAAAATTCTGCTTTGCAGCTCGAGATAGAGTTTCTGAAGTCTCGATATTCGAATGAGTAG